The Actinomyces sp. oral taxon 414 genome has a segment encoding these proteins:
- a CDS encoding response regulator transcription factor, giving the protein MSTPIRILIADDQALVRGALATLLGLEPDIEVVAQTGSGRAVAALAREHAVDVALLDIDMPDMDGLAAAAALTASGAACRSLIVTTFGRPGYLSRALEAGASGFLVKDTPPEELAEAIRKIAAGLRVIDPTLAQESVIVGPNPLTDREKDVLRLAARGADARDIADCLHLGAGTVRNYLSSAISKTHARNRTEAARTAETNGWL; this is encoded by the coding sequence GTGAGCACACCCATTCGCATCCTCATCGCCGACGACCAGGCCCTCGTCCGGGGGGCCCTGGCCACGCTGCTCGGACTGGAGCCGGACATCGAGGTCGTCGCCCAGACGGGCAGCGGGCGGGCGGTGGCGGCCCTGGCCCGGGAGCACGCCGTCGACGTCGCCCTGCTGGACATTGACATGCCGGACATGGACGGCCTGGCCGCCGCGGCGGCGCTGACCGCCTCGGGAGCAGCCTGCCGCAGCCTCATTGTCACGACCTTCGGGCGCCCCGGCTACCTCTCACGCGCCCTGGAGGCCGGGGCCTCGGGGTTCCTGGTCAAGGACACCCCGCCCGAGGAGCTGGCTGAGGCGATCCGCAAGATCGCGGCCGGATTGCGCGTCATCGACCCGACCCTGGCCCAGGAGTCGGTGATCGTGGGGCCCAACCCGCTCACGGACCGGGAGAAGGACGTGCTGCGGCTGGCGGCGCGCGGCGCGGACGCCCGCGATATCGCCGACTGTCTGCACCTGGGCGCCGGGACGGTGCGCAATTACCTGTCCAGCGCGATCAGCAAGACGCACGCGCGCAACCGCACCGAGGCGGCGCGCACCGCCGAGACCAACGGCTGGCTGTGA